ATCTTTCTCCAGGGCAAAACCCTCCTGAGGGCGATCGGTAAGGGGGCCCAGCTGGCCGTCACTGATCCCAAGTTCGAGACTGAGAATGCGCAGGCTCTGCACTTTCTCCGTCATCACCTGTCACCTACTCTGAAAGATGAGTATATGGCTGAGCGCAGTGCTTCTGGCCTTTGGACCGCTCTTAAGCAGCGGTTCGAGCGGCTGAAGTACACTGTGAAGCCACGTGCAGAGGCAGAGTGGATCCGTCTGAGGTTTGCGGACTTCAAGACGGTTGGGGAGTACAATTCGGCTTTGCACCGGATTTGTACGACTCTTCGGTTGTGTGGTACTGAGATTACCGACTCCCAGAAGATTGAGAAAACCCTATCCACTTTCCACCCCGACGCGGTCCAGTCCTCACGGAACTACCGCCAGGTAAACTACACGAGGTATTCAGAGTTGATTGACGTCCTCCAGGTGGCGGAGGCGCAAGACGAGGTTCTCAAAAAGAACTTTGTCGCGCAACCACTTGGGGGGAGTTCTCGCCAGGAGGTGAACGCTCTCAAAGTCCGAAGCCTCAACAGAAGAAGAGGGGCCGGAAGGGCAAGAAGAAGGGCcctcacccccccccccgccccggctaAGCAGAACAAGCCGGGCAAGGGAGGGCAAAGGCCTCAGGACTGCTTCCGTTGTGGCTCGGTGGAGCATTTTTCCCGCCAGTGCCGCGCACCACAGGAGGTCGTTGACGCATATAAGGCTCGGAAGGCGCGTGAGACGCACCTCGCCTTGGTTCAGGAGGGAGCTCCACCGGCGCCCATGGCGGCACCCGTGATGATTGCTACTCCCCCTGCTGCGCCTATAGAGGCGACCCCCGTGGTGCCCATCGCGGCAGCTTTAGCGGTCTCTACCGACGCCCACGTCGCCATGGAGGTTGACCACATGGCCGCCTCGGCGGCGCCGCCACTAGACATTGATGCTGCCTCCAAGATAATTTCTGAGGAGGATCAGCTCACTAGTATGGAGATTGCGGCGGAAGTGAATGGCTTCTTCACCGAGTCCACTTAGCATACCTCTTTGGTTATCACGATTCCGTGCTTTGATACAATAAAATTGAATAAATTCGATTTGGTTGTAAGCTCTATGAGAGCATAAACTTATTCTTTACTTTGGCGATTGGATGACATTTATTCATTTATTCCATTATTTATACATGATAGCATGTTATGTTCTGAGATGTGTGCATTTATTTTTAATGTATTTTCTTCCTCATTACATTAATTAGATGTCATATTTTAGAACGCGTGTGGCGCCCGAATGGAGGAAACGTGCCTTGCCGATAGCGCCACCACTCATACCATTTTACGAGAAACTAAGTACTTTGAGTCCATTAAAAAATCTCCGGGAAGTATTATGACAATCGCCGGCTGCGGTTCTCACATAGTTGGCTCCGGACGAGCCACTATTATACTCCCCATGGGAACAACTTTGCTCATTAATGATGCGTTGTTGTACCCGGAGTCGACTCATACTCTATTGAGCTTTAGAGACATCCGCGCTAATGGTTTCCATGTTGAGACCGATGATGAAAACGGCAAGGAATGCCTACTCATCACAAAGCGGGATGAAGGTGGTAAACATGTTATCGAGAGGCTTCCTTCATTTGACACAGGGCTATACTACACTAAGATAGTAGCACCGCCCGTGTACACTACCCTCAAGACCGTCTTTAGAAGCTCTGAACTCTTCTGCCTCTGGCACGATAGGTTAGGCCACCCCGGACTTAGGATGATGAGAAATATAATTAACAACTCGCATGGCCATAATGTTAACGTGAAGAACTTCCCGAATCCTGATGATTTCGTGTGCTTCGCATGCGCTAAGGGGAAGTTAGTCATTAGGCCATCACCCCTCAAGGTGAGGGATGAAATCCCCGCGTTCTTGGAACGTATCCAAGGGGACATATGCGGTCCAATTCAGCCCCTCACGGGGCCGTTTCGGTACTTCATGGTGCTCATTGATGCTTCCTCTAAATGGTCCAATGTTTGCCTGCTGTCAACAAGGAACCATGCCTTTGCAAAATTGATCTCACAGATCATACAAATGCGGAATAATTTCCCGGATTATCGTATAAAGTCTATTCGAATGGACAACGCCGGAGAATTTACTTCAAAGGCGTTCGATGATTATTGCATGGCAATTGGAATCAAAGTTGAGCACTCGGTACCACATGTTCATACACAAAATGGACT
The sequence above is a segment of the Aegilops tauschii subsp. strangulata cultivar AL8/78 chromosome 6, Aet v6.0, whole genome shotgun sequence genome. Coding sequences within it:
- the LOC120966857 gene encoding uncharacterized protein, translating into MAGIAHKEFPELAQTGLNYLSWSSDCEIFLQGKTLLRAIGKGAQLAVTDPKFETENAQALHFLRHHLSPTLKDEYMAERSASGLWTALKQRFERLKYTVKPRAEAEWIRLRFADFKTVGEYNSALHRICTTLRLCGTEITDSQKIEKTLSTFHPDAVQSSRNYRQVNYTRYSELIDVLQVAEAQDEVLKKNFVAQPLGGSSRQEVNALKVRSLNRRRGAGRARRRALTPPPAPAKQNKPGKGGQRPQDCFRCGSVEHFSRQCRAPQEVVDAYKARKARETHLALVQEGAPPAPMAAPVMIATPPAAPIEATPVVPIAAALAVSTDAHVAMEVDHMAASAAPPLDIDAASKIISEEDQLTSMEIAAEVNGFFTEST